A portion of the Bactrocera neohumeralis isolate Rockhampton chromosome 2, APGP_CSIRO_Bneo_wtdbg2-racon-allhic-juicebox.fasta_v2, whole genome shotgun sequence genome contains these proteins:
- the LOC126758709 gene encoding uncharacterized protein LOC126758709, producing the protein MSSQRRKAFTIEEKGAIICRLENGESNSCLAKEFGEKANGFAARFGVLDFNCSASWISRFKVRHNIVAGKIVGESSSVDQNSTTNWLISAEFTKTIF; encoded by the exons ATGTCATCACAACGACGTAAAGCATTTACAATTGAGGAGAAAGGTGCAATAATATGCAGATTAGAAAATGGAGAATCTAACTCATGTCTCGCAAAGGAATTTGGA GAAAAGGCAAATGGTTTTGCCGCGCGTTTTGGTGTTCTCGACTTCAATTGTTCTGCAAGCTGGATCAGTCGTTTTAAAGTTCGACATAACATTGTTGCGGGAAAAATTGTCGGTGAATCTTCATCTGTTGATCAAAATTCAACAACAAACTGGTTGATATCTGCCGAATTTACGAAGACAATTTTCTGA